A genome region from Gadus macrocephalus chromosome 15, ASM3116895v1 includes the following:
- the slc25a28 gene encoding mitoferrin-2, which yields MPMEVEGFVRKRRMTAETSGNESGVAGASAGAEVRWLGGRFWGLSESIMGTLTPRVGGELDLQTVHYCCGPPDLTEDSDADYEGLPQGASTSTHMLAGAVAGIMEHCLMFPIDCVKTRMQSLQPDPAAHYRNVMDALRRIITTEGVWRPMRGLNATAVGAGPAHALYFACYEKLKKTLSDRIHPGANSHLANGAAGCVATLLHDAAMNPAEVVKQRMQMYNSPYRGVLDCVRAVWRTEGGGAFYRSYTTQLTMNVPFQALHFMTYEYLQEQLNPHRQYNPSSHVVSGALAGAIAAAATTPLDVCKTLLNTQESLALGSLAAAPGPGQSPAPHRQITGLAHAFRTVYRLGGLRGFFRGSQARVIYQMPSTAISWSVYEFFKYGLTKRQHGRRLQHREAEM from the exons ATGCCGATGGAAGTAGAGGGGTTCGTAAGGAAACGTCGGATGACAGCGGAGACGTCAGGCAATGAATCTGGGGTAGCTGGTGCCTCAGCCGGGGCAGAAGTTCGATGGCTTGGGGGTAGATTCTGGGGACTTTCGGAAAGTATCATGGGCACTTTGACACCCCGGGTCGGGGGCGAACTAGACCTACAGACTGTCCATTATTGCTGTGGGCCGCCAGATCTGACAGAGGACTCCGATGCGGACTACGAGGGGTTGCCACAGGGAGCTTCCACCAGCACCCACATGTTGGCCGGAGCCGTAGCCGGGATCATGGAACACTGCCTCATGTTTCCCATCGACTGTGTCAAG ACTCGCATGCAGAGCCTGCAGCCGGACCCCGCCGCCCACTACAGAAATGTGATGGATGCCCTGCGGCGAATCATAACCACAGAGGGAGTTTGGCGACCAATGAGAGGGCTGAACGCCACAGCAGTCGGGGCGGGACCGGCCCACGCTCTCTATTTCGCCTGCTACGAGAAACTTAAAAAGACTCTAAGTGATCGCATTCATCCAGGGGCTAACAGTCATTTGGCTAATG GGGCGGCGGGATGTGTGGCTACACTGCTTCACGATGCTGCCATGAACCCAGCGGAAG tggtGAAGCAGCGGATGCAGATGTACAACTCGCCGTACCGCGGCGTGCTGGACTGCGTGCGCGCCGTGTGGCGTACGGAGGGCGGCGGCGCCTTCTACCGCAGCTACACCACGCAGCTCACCATGAACGTGCCCTTCCAGGCGCTGCACTTCATGACCTACGAGTACCTGCAGGAGCAGCTCAACCCCCACAGACAGTACAACCCCTCGTCCCACGTGGTGTCGGGCGCGCTGGCCGGGGccatcgccgccgccgccaccacgccGCTGGACGTGTGCAAGACGTTGCTCAACACCCAGGAGTCGCTGGCGCTGGGCTCGCTGGCGGCGGCGCCCGGCCCCGGCCAGAGCCCCGCCCCTCACAGACAGATCACGGGGCTGGCCCACGCCTTCCGGACGGTGTACAGGCTGGGCGGCCTGCGGGGCTTCTTCAGGGGCTCGCAGGCCCGCGTCATCTACCAGATGCCCTCCACGGCCATCAGCTGGTCGGTGTACGAGTTCTTCAAGTACGGCCTCACCAAGCGCCAGCACGGGCGCAGGCTGCAGCACCGTGAGGCCGAGATGTAG